From a single Francisella halioticida genomic region:
- a CDS encoding peroxiredoxin — protein MMVLVGKKAPVFNAPAVLGDGEIVDNYDFAKAIQGKYAVVVFYPLDFTFVCPSELIALNKRTAKLKELGIEVVSVSIDSHFTHNAWRKTPANEGGIGPVKYTMVADINQEIVKAYDVQSEGGMAFRGTFLIDKNGVVRHQVVNDLSLGRNMDEVTRMVEALQFHEEYGEVCPAGWNKGDEGMKASPEGVAEYLSDHVVDL, from the coding sequence ATTATGGTATTGGTAGGAAAAAAAGCTCCTGTATTTAATGCACCAGCTGTACTAGGTGATGGTGAGATAGTAGATAATTATGATTTTGCAAAAGCTATTCAAGGTAAATATGCTGTAGTAGTTTTTTACCCATTAGATTTTACATTCGTTTGTCCATCTGAGTTAATAGCTTTAAATAAAAGAACAGCTAAACTTAAAGAACTAGGTATAGAAGTTGTTTCGGTATCTATAGATTCTCACTTTACTCATAATGCTTGGAGAAAGACTCCAGCAAATGAAGGTGGTATCGGACCAGTTAAATATACTATGGTTGCTGATATAAACCAAGAAATTGTAAAAGCTTATGATGTTCAATCAGAAGGCGGTATGGCATTTAGAGGGACTTTTTTAATTGATAAGAATGGTGTTGTTCGTCATCAGGTAGTTAACGATCTTTCATTAGGTAGAAATATGGATGAAGTTACTAGAATGGTTGAGGCTTTACAGTTCCATGAAGAGTATGGTGAAGTTTGTCCAGCTGGATGGAATAAAGGTGATGAAGGTATGAAGGCTTCTCCAGAAGGTGTAGCAGAGTATCTATCTGATCATGTTGTAGATTTATAA
- a CDS encoding transposase — protein MSNKRKIYTVEFKTKVVLEVLGKDQTITQLSVKYNITPKNINN, from the coding sequence ATGAGTAATAAGAGAAAAATATATACCGTTGAATTTAAGACTAAAGTTGTCTTGGAAGTATTGGGGAAAGATCAAACAATCACACAGTTATCAGTAAAATATAATATTACGCCCAAAAACATAAATAATTGA
- the coq7 gene encoding 2-polyprenyl-3-methyl-6-methoxy-1,4-benzoquinone monooxygenase, with the protein MRKLSFLDKVIEELDSYSKFTKASLSSNRKSPSNGIVDNKLSNDDKKHAAGLMRVDYTGEICAQGLYRGQASVAKSAETKKHLYHAADEEYDHLAWCGERLQELDARPSLLNPFWYWASFGIGATAGSISDSLSYGFVIETEKQVMRHLDSHLKSLPINDNRSREILKQMYIDESEHAVEAEKAGGKKLPKPVKVIMKLQSKVMTTLAYRF; encoded by the coding sequence ATGAGAAAATTATCATTTTTAGATAAAGTTATTGAAGAGCTTGATAGTTATTCAAAATTTACAAAAGCTTCATTAAGTTCAAATAGGAAATCTCCAAGTAATGGCATAGTTGATAATAAATTATCTAATGATGATAAAAAACATGCTGCAGGGTTAATGAGAGTCGATTATACTGGCGAAATTTGTGCACAAGGTTTATATAGAGGCCAAGCTAGTGTAGCAAAATCAGCAGAAACTAAAAAACATCTATATCATGCTGCAGATGAGGAATACGATCATTTAGCATGGTGTGGCGAAAGACTTCAGGAATTAGATGCTAGACCTAGTTTGCTTAATCCATTTTGGTATTGGGCATCATTTGGTATAGGAGCAACAGCAGGTTCAATAAGTGATAGTTTAAGCTATGGCTTTGTTATAGAAACAGAAAAACAAGTAATGAGGCATTTAGATTCTCATTTAAAAAGTTTACCTATAAATGATAATCGCTCACGTGAAATACTTAAACAAATGTATATAGATGAATCAGAACATGCTGTTGAAGCAGAAAAAGCCGGAGGTAAAAAACTTCCTAAACCAGTTAAAGTGATTATGAAATTACAGTCAAAGGTTATGACAACTCTTGCATATAGGTTTTAG
- a CDS encoding transglycosylase SLT domain-containing protein, translated as MKKQNLIIFIIFFLNTTNLFAKTENTSNKKNICQILKHHPNWRNSLKRVNKKYNISPAFTLAVIHQESKFHANAKNRHSSAFGYAQALDGTWKIFQKTVKPNAKRNDFNDSVEFVDWYMSQLTHNLHLKTSNSFNLYLAYLLGEGGYKNYINNSYQNSNSIQKKEAIAAKVRLKTQVYNLELKDCKI; from the coding sequence ATGAAAAAACAAAATTTAATTATCTTTATTATATTTTTTCTAAATACTACAAATCTCTTTGCTAAAACAGAAAATACATCAAATAAGAAGAATATTTGCCAAATATTAAAACATCATCCAAACTGGAGAAACTCTTTAAAAAGGGTTAATAAAAAATATAATATCTCCCCTGCTTTTACATTAGCTGTCATACATCAAGAATCAAAATTTCATGCAAATGCAAAAAATAGACACTCTTCTGCATTTGGTTATGCTCAAGCTCTAGATGGTACTTGGAAGATATTTCAAAAAACTGTTAAACCTAATGCAAAACGTAATGATTTCAATGATAGTGTCGAATTTGTAGATTGGTATATGTCACAATTAACACATAACCTTCATTTAAAAACTTCCAACAGTTTTAATCTATATCTGGCATATCTGCTTGGAGAAGGAGGATATAAAAATTATATAAATAACTCATATCAAAATAGCAATTCAATTCAAAAAAAAGAAGCTATAGCTGCCAAAGTAAGACTTAAGACCCAGGTATACAACCTAGAGCTTAAAGATTGTAAAATCTAA
- a CDS encoding IS3 family transposase gives MDPSKSVSQYKKDNAKLQTKIDQYSKKVGQLTIEKEFLEGKLVSLGLSDRKAMIDPKHKLSVVKQSCLLEVSRAGLYYKPVVNEHKEEVKAKLIQIHEEIPCYGYIKAHKQLIEDGFSICENTVQKYRKELGIKAILAVKKPNLNLSEPNKEHAIYSYKLKGLSILRPNQVWSTDITYIKTDAGTVYMAAIIDWYSKAVLSWEISNTMDSSLVMKVLNEALYKYGVPEIFNTDQGSQYTSNIHIQTLLDKKITISMDGKGRATDNICIERFWRSAKCERFYLNQYPGIVELRNDVDDYIDFYNNRRFHESINYKKPMEFYYDNLLEKRAA, from the coding sequence ATGGATCCATCCAAATCAGTATCACAATATAAAAAAGACAATGCAAAGCTTCAAACCAAGATAGATCAGTATTCTAAGAAGGTTGGACAACTAACAATTGAGAAGGAATTTCTTGAGGGAAAGCTCGTAAGCTTGGGATTATCTGATAGAAAAGCGATGATTGATCCTAAGCATAAATTATCTGTTGTAAAACAAAGTTGCTTATTAGAAGTTTCTAGAGCTGGTTTATATTACAAGCCTGTGGTTAACGAACATAAAGAAGAAGTAAAAGCAAAGCTTATACAGATACATGAGGAGATTCCCTGCTACGGCTATATAAAAGCTCATAAGCAATTAATAGAAGATGGGTTTAGCATCTGTGAGAACACAGTACAAAAGTATCGTAAAGAGTTAGGCATCAAAGCTATATTGGCGGTGAAAAAACCAAACTTAAACTTATCTGAACCTAACAAAGAGCATGCTATTTATAGTTACAAACTAAAAGGTTTAAGCATATTGAGACCTAATCAAGTTTGGTCTACAGATATTACATATATTAAGACTGATGCTGGCACAGTTTATATGGCAGCTATTATTGATTGGTACTCTAAGGCTGTACTAAGTTGGGAGATATCCAACACTATGGATAGTAGTTTAGTTATGAAAGTTTTAAATGAAGCTCTGTATAAATATGGAGTACCAGAAATATTTAACACTGATCAAGGTAGCCAGTACACATCTAACATTCATATCCAAACATTATTGGATAAAAAAATTACTATATCTATGGATGGTAAAGGTAGAGCAACTGATAACATTTGCATCGAAAGATTTTGGAGAAGTGCTAAATGTGAGAGATTTTATTTAAATCAATATCCTGGCATTGTTGAACTAAGAAACGATGTGGATGATTATATAGATTTTTATAATAATAGAAGATTTCATGAGTCTATCAATTATAAAAAACCTATGGAATTTTATTACGATAACTTATTGGAAAAACGGGCGGCTTAG
- a CDS encoding HAD family hydrolase — MLLPIHKNTKLLIFDCDGTIANNMHIHTNAWINVLSERNITTSPANLEKYNGLPSETILKEVFNFNDKQIPIIAEAIKTTSYKLLDKTKPIQPVVDLVKHYYKKLPMVVISGGKKENVYKSLDILELTDLFDEIITADDNHPSKSTPNAFTTLAEKYNLKNQECHVFEDGIPGLINALKAGMTITDVRNINLD; from the coding sequence ATGCTTTTACCTATTCATAAGAATACTAAACTTTTAATTTTTGATTGTGATGGAACTATTGCAAATAATATGCATATACATACTAACGCCTGGATAAATGTATTAAGTGAGAGGAATATAACAACCTCTCCAGCTAACCTTGAAAAATATAATGGTTTACCAAGCGAAACTATTTTAAAAGAAGTCTTTAATTTTAATGACAAACAAATTCCGATTATTGCAGAAGCAATAAAAACAACATCATATAAGCTTTTAGATAAAACAAAGCCTATACAACCAGTTGTTGATTTAGTTAAACACTATTACAAAAAACTGCCTATGGTTGTAATATCTGGAGGCAAGAAAGAAAATGTATATAAATCTTTAGATATTTTAGAACTTACAGATTTATTTGATGAGATTATTACCGCGGATGATAATCATCCAAGTAAAAGCACTCCCAATGCTTTTACTACATTAGCTGAAAAATATAATCTAAAAAATCAAGAATGTCATGTTTTTGAGGATGGCATACCTGGACTAATAAATGCTTTAAAAGCTGGTATGACTATTACAGATGTGAGAAATATAAATTTGGACTAA
- a CDS encoding tRNA threonylcarbamoyladenosine dehydratase, which produces MIKEITERTSILVNNQGIKKLENANIFIAGCGGVGSFVIEALARAGVGNLTIVDMDIVDPSNINRQLIALQSTISMPKVEVMEKRINDINPECNVTTLEIFINPENTKSLLTQYNYDYVIDAIDTLNAKANLVKISHELGIKTISSMGAGGKTDPTQIKVADIYKTDVCALARAMRVRLKKQKVKKGIKAVFSTEKGIAPLPPKDPEPNQQGRSRATNGTLSYMPSLFGLTIAGIVIKEIVGEDFNR; this is translated from the coding sequence ATGATTAAAGAAATTACAGAAAGAACAAGTATATTAGTTAATAACCAAGGTATAAAAAAACTAGAAAATGCTAATATTTTTATCGCTGGTTGTGGTGGAGTTGGATCATTTGTTATCGAAGCCTTAGCAAGAGCAGGTGTTGGTAATTTAACAATAGTTGACATGGATATTGTTGATCCATCAAATATTAATCGTCAACTTATAGCATTGCAAAGCACCATTAGTATGCCCAAAGTAGAAGTTATGGAAAAGCGCATCAATGATATAAACCCAGAGTGTAATGTTACTACTTTAGAAATTTTTATAAACCCAGAAAATACAAAGAGCTTACTAACTCAATATAATTATGATTATGTTATTGATGCTATTGACACTCTAAATGCCAAAGCAAATCTGGTGAAAATATCTCATGAGCTAGGTATAAAAACAATATCAAGTATGGGGGCTGGAGGAAAAACTGATCCAACACAAATAAAAGTTGCAGATATTTATAAAACAGATGTTTGTGCATTAGCTAGGGCTATGCGAGTCCGTCTTAAAAAGCAAAAAGTTAAAAAGGGTATTAAGGCAGTTTTTTCAACTGAAAAAGGTATAGCCCCTCTACCTCCTAAAGACCCAGAACCTAATCAACAAGGCAGATCTAGAGCTACTAATGGTACTCTTAGTTACATGCCATCATTATTTGGCTTAACTATAGCTGGGATTGTTATTAAAGAAATAGTTGGAGAAGACTTTAATCGTTAA
- a CDS encoding IS3 family transposase, translated as MDELRKDKDATSKKLVEVIVERDFLMGKLKSLVSSNDRVNSVDTKLELSLNNQLKLLSVSKSVYYYTPISKFSSNDDIKLLNAIDLIHTKHPYYGTRRLVKLLNRLGFLVGRKLIKSAMEFMGIKALYPKKKRTVINKQHKKYPYLLNVFKNETNQVVIDKANKVWSADITYIRLECGYAYLAAIIDWHSKKILAWKISNTMDTHLTTSVLKEALFKYGKPDIFNSDQGTQYTAKEHIKILSDNKINISMDAKGRSIDNIAIERFWRTLKYENVYPASYITMKEAKVGIKEYIDIYNNERLHSSIGYMTHDEVYSGILDAA; from the coding sequence ATAGATGAGCTTAGAAAAGATAAAGATGCAACAAGTAAAAAACTAGTCGAGGTAATAGTAGAGAGGGATTTTTTAATGGGAAAGCTAAAAAGCTTGGTATCATCAAATGATAGAGTAAACTCTGTAGATACTAAGCTAGAATTATCTTTAAATAATCAGCTTAAACTATTATCTGTATCTAAGAGTGTGTACTATTATACACCAATATCAAAATTTAGTAGTAATGATGATATTAAACTATTAAATGCAATAGATTTGATACATACTAAACATCCATATTATGGTACGAGAAGGCTAGTAAAGTTGCTAAATAGATTAGGATTTCTAGTTGGAAGGAAGCTAATCAAAAGTGCTATGGAATTCATGGGTATTAAGGCATTGTATCCTAAAAAAAAGAGAACTGTCATTAATAAGCAACACAAGAAATATCCATACTTACTTAATGTATTTAAAAATGAGACGAATCAGGTTGTTATAGATAAAGCTAATAAGGTATGGAGTGCTGATATCACGTATATTAGACTAGAATGTGGGTATGCATATTTAGCAGCCATAATAGATTGGCATAGCAAGAAAATACTAGCTTGGAAGATTTCTAATACTATGGATACACATCTAACAACTAGTGTGTTAAAAGAAGCGTTATTTAAATATGGTAAACCTGATATCTTTAACTCTGATCAAGGAACTCAATATACAGCAAAAGAGCATATTAAAATATTATCTGATAATAAAATAAATATATCTATGGATGCTAAAGGAAGATCTATAGATAATATTGCAATTGAGAGATTTTGGAGAACACTGAAATATGAAAATGTTTATCCGGCATCATATATAACTATGAAAGAGGCTAAAGTAGGTATCAAAGAATATATTGATATTTACAACAATGAAAGACTACATTCTAGTATTGGATATATGACTCATGATGAAGTATATTCTGGTATTTTAGATGCTGCATAA
- a CDS encoding MFS transporter, with protein MQKKYIQNIGLYLGILGLLIFMFGLAETNTADKNIIVLIATFFLFISAAAQKEPFFSGLQGIAFVSAIMVFYQIGQIYNLGVFIFLAIAFSIYYFGRHKLNIARICAFIGLIALCLGILLGRNEPMVVCGIVLAIYAIFSIREGYSVGWVFLILNILFAIVAANALYGFY; from the coding sequence ATGCAAAAAAAATATATCCAAAATATAGGTCTATATTTAGGTATTCTAGGCTTATTAATATTTATGTTTGGTTTAGCAGAAACAAATACTGCTGATAAAAATATAATTGTATTAATAGCAACATTTTTTTTATTTATCTCAGCAGCTGCACAGAAAGAACCTTTTTTTAGTGGTTTACAAGGTATAGCTTTTGTGAGCGCTATTATGGTTTTTTATCAAATAGGGCAGATTTATAACTTAGGAGTATTTATATTTTTAGCTATTGCATTTTCTATCTATTATTTTGGTAGACATAAGTTAAATATTGCCAGAATATGTGCATTTATTGGTTTAATTGCTTTATGTTTAGGTATACTTTTAGGTAGAAATGAGCCGATGGTTGTGTGTGGTATTGTTCTAGCGATTTATGCAATATTTTCGATACGAGAAGGCTATAGTGTAGGTTGGGTATTTCTAATACTCAATATCTTGTTTGCAATAGTTGCAGCAAATGCACTATATGGATTTTATTAA
- the mdh gene encoding malate dehydrogenase — translation MARKKIALIGAGHIGGTLAHLALIKQLGDVILFDIAEGMPQGKALDLLQTCPIEGVDFKVRGTNDFRDLENSDVVIVTAGVARKPGMSRDDLLSINIKVMQAVGEGIKHNCPNAFVICITNPLDIMVNMLQKFSGVPDNKIVGMAGVLDSARFRTFLADELNVSVQQVQAYVMGGHGDTMVPLTKMSNISGVSLEQLVKEGSLKQERLDSIVARTRSGGGEIVALLKTGSAYYAPAAAGIQMANSYLKDKKMILPCAAKVKVGMYGLDEDLFVGVPTEISANGVRPVEVEISDKERKQLQISIDAVKDLNKAAAEILSK, via the coding sequence ATGGCTAGAAAAAAAATAGCACTTATTGGTGCTGGTCATATTGGTGGTACACTTGCTCACTTAGCACTTATTAAACAATTAGGCGATGTGATTTTATTTGACATCGCTGAAGGTATGCCTCAGGGTAAAGCTCTTGATTTATTACAGACATGCCCAATTGAAGGAGTTGACTTTAAGGTTAGAGGTACAAATGATTTTAGAGATCTTGAGAACTCTGATGTTGTAATCGTAACAGCTGGTGTTGCAAGAAAACCTGGCATGTCTCGTGATGATCTTTTAAGCATTAATATTAAAGTAATGCAAGCAGTTGGTGAAGGAATCAAACACAACTGCCCTAATGCATTTGTAATATGTATAACAAATCCTCTAGATATTATGGTTAACATGCTACAAAAATTTTCTGGTGTTCCAGATAATAAGATAGTAGGTATGGCGGGAGTTTTAGATTCAGCTAGATTTAGAACTTTCCTAGCTGATGAACTAAATGTTTCTGTACAGCAAGTTCAAGCTTATGTAATGGGCGGACATGGAGACACTATGGTACCTCTTACTAAAATGTCTAATATTTCTGGTGTTTCTCTAGAGCAACTCGTAAAAGAAGGATCTCTGAAACAAGAAAGATTAGACTCTATAGTTGCTAGAACTAGAAGTGGTGGTGGTGAAATTGTAGCTTTACTTAAAACTGGTTCAGCTTACTATGCACCTGCAGCTGCTGGTATTCAAATGGCTAATAGCTATCTAAAAGATAAAAAAATGATCTTACCATGCGCTGCTAAAGTAAAAGTTGGTATGTATGGTCTAGATGAGGATTTGTTTGTAGGTGTCCCTACTGAAATCTCTGCAAATGGTGTAAGACCTGTAGAAGTTGAAATTTCTGATAAAGAAAGAAAGCAATTACAGATATCTATAGATGCTGTTAAAGATTTAAATAAAGCTGCTGCTGAAATTTTATCAAAATAA
- a CDS encoding lysophospholipase produces MKKTALLISLVLISSLGYTKIVETTTWKTKDVEKNYLTKVFCNKKLSKEDCNKNIKNIKGYGIDVKSLADKNIKNIGLNKITYVTTNTFPATGKIKSKVSGLLMLPETKNPKGVIIIYHPTVFDNAGVPSNLSKDNKTSVLFNTIYAAIYAANGYIVVAPDYIGQGDDYKNYHPYVFYPRQTVNTAVDMLNNVSKDIRKKYNLTNNQHLNLFSVGYSEGGAYSIWSAKCLGWRGNCKNVDKLNNLYKYRAATGLSGAYDVSQTTLNFMTDNNDSDKYLLHSKLITTMLKPGLMSNAFMSYLHYVNTSKTISTQDFDKDFFNMVCSTFSQDKCNLQGKHYTFDNFFLQKHIPNTAFAGAIFNSALYKKYPNQESASHYGIPTGNNSMYDLFKQKIFSNKELLTTMKSANIFTLGEKTRTPMYLFALKEDSIVTRLNYDKFMKNANAIVDGFVLDNDKILTNSIDWLPIDLNINEIDHVTGEIYANLFAYNYIKDMNRVYS; encoded by the coding sequence ATGAAAAAAACAGCTCTTTTAATTAGTTTAGTTCTAATATCTTCTTTAGGTTATACAAAAATTGTTGAGACAACTACTTGGAAAACCAAAGATGTAGAAAAAAACTATCTAACCAAAGTTTTTTGTAACAAAAAATTATCTAAAGAAGATTGCAATAAAAATATTAAAAATATTAAAGGTTATGGTATTGATGTTAAATCTCTAGCTGATAAAAATATTAAAAATATTGGGCTAAATAAAATAACTTATGTTACAACAAATACTTTTCCTGCAACAGGTAAAATTAAATCTAAAGTATCAGGCCTTTTAATGCTGCCAGAAACAAAAAATCCTAAAGGGGTAATTATTATCTACCACCCTACTGTATTTGATAATGCTGGAGTTCCATCTAACCTTAGTAAAGATAATAAAACAAGTGTACTCTTTAACACTATTTATGCTGCTATTTATGCTGCAAATGGTTATATTGTTGTTGCTCCTGACTATATCGGTCAAGGTGATGATTATAAAAACTATCACCCATATGTTTTTTATCCTAGGCAAACAGTAAATACTGCTGTTGATATGCTAAATAATGTTAGTAAAGATATTCGCAAAAAATATAACTTAACGAATAATCAACATTTAAACTTGTTCTCAGTGGGTTATTCCGAAGGAGGTGCTTATTCAATATGGAGTGCAAAATGTTTAGGATGGCGAGGTAACTGTAAAAATGTTGATAAGCTAAATAACTTATATAAATATAGGGCTGCAACAGGATTAAGTGGTGCCTATGATGTTAGTCAAACTACATTAAATTTTATGACTGATAACAATGATTCAGACAAATATTTGCTACATAGTAAGTTAATAACAACTATGTTAAAACCTGGATTAATGTCTAATGCATTTATGAGCTATCTTCATTATGTAAATACTTCAAAAACAATTAGCACACAAGATTTTGATAAAGATTTTTTCAATATGGTGTGTTCTACCTTTTCTCAAGATAAATGTAATCTTCAAGGTAAGCACTACACTTTTGATAATTTTTTTTTACAAAAACATATTCCTAATACTGCTTTTGCTGGTGCAATATTTAATAGCGCATTGTATAAAAAATATCCCAATCAAGAGTCTGCCTCACACTATGGTATACCAACTGGAAATAATTCTATGTACGATCTATTTAAGCAAAAAATCTTCTCTAATAAAGAGCTTTTGACGACAATGAAAAGCGCTAATATATTTACCCTAGGAGAGAAAACAAGAACTCCTATGTATTTGTTTGCTCTAAAAGAAGACTCTATTGTTACTCGCTTAAATTATGATAAGTTTATGAAAAATGCTAATGCTATAGTAGATGGTTTTGTTCTAGATAATGATAAAATTTTAACTAATAGTATTGATTGGCTACCTATAGATCTTAATATAAACGAAATTGATCATGTAACAGGCGAAATTTATGCTAACTTATTTGCTTACAACTATATAAAAGATATGAATAGGGTTTACTCATAA
- a CDS encoding transposase — MSKKRVTYTADFKAKVIIELLEGDMTVNEIASKYDLLPKNVHNWKQ, encoded by the coding sequence ATGAGTAAAAAAAGAGTAACGTATACAGCTGATTTTAAAGCTAAAGTAATTATAGAATTGCTAGAAGGCGATATGACAGTTAATGAGATAGCAAGTAAGTATGATTTACTTCCTAAAAACGTGCACAATTGGAAGCAGTAA
- a CDS encoding transglycosylase SLT domain-containing protein yields the protein MSKTFNFRYLLLIFLIIIISSCSEKTKVDDNMGACKILAQHSNWKKSLETAQEKYNLPPAFAMGVIYQESRFDADAKSKYSSAYGYAQAIDGTWKHFQQDVKSNAQRNNLNDSVQFIGWYMSQLSKSLKLRMTDSKNLYMAYMLGATGFKRYLAGTFKNKAKIEEDKKIASKVSNYTKVYQSQLKNCKI from the coding sequence ATGTCAAAAACTTTTAACTTTAGATATTTATTATTGATCTTTTTAATCATTATAATTTCAAGCTGCTCCGAGAAAACCAAAGTTGATGATAATATGGGAGCTTGTAAAATATTAGCTCAGCATTCAAACTGGAAAAAATCACTAGAAACGGCTCAGGAGAAATATAACTTACCTCCAGCTTTTGCTATGGGAGTTATTTATCAAGAATCTCGATTTGATGCTGACGCTAAAAGCAAATACTCCTCTGCTTATGGATATGCCCAAGCTATTGATGGTACATGGAAGCATTTTCAGCAAGATGTTAAATCAAATGCTCAACGTAATAACTTAAATGATAGTGTACAGTTTATAGGTTGGTATATGTCACAATTATCAAAGAGTTTAAAATTACGTATGACAGATAGCAAAAACTTATATATGGCATATATGCTTGGAGCAACTGGATTTAAACGTTATCTAGCTGGTACATTTAAAAATAAAGCAAAAATTGAAGAGGATAAGAAAATTGCTTCAAAGGTAAGTAATTATACAAAAGTTTATCAATCTCAATTAAAAAACTGTAAAATTTAA